A part of Aegilops tauschii subsp. strangulata cultivar AL8/78 chromosome 2, Aet v6.0, whole genome shotgun sequence genomic DNA contains:
- the LOC109776053 gene encoding uncharacterized protein, which yields MRCAVGAGGVPIFSPTSQAQCRSAYVGVARHMADRRWSAATRKERLCCLNKDGKYNSIHKPTWITHIWTDGTWKIHQQQKQQFSKLRKSDIEAGDQLQDLCCLLTLLKVQFYLQVPTKRIGKEKSSPNFQNTLLQRSCPSKTPGASLTVISSNALIQAATRNIECLKQWIQRTSLTGL from the exons ATGCGGTGCGCCGTCGGCGCCGGCGGAGTTCCCATCTTCTCCCCTACATCGCAAGCGCAGTGCCGGTCTGCCTACGTCGGGGTTGCTCGCCACATGGCCGACCGGAGGTGGAGCGCTGCAACCAG GAAGGAAAGGCTCTGCTGTCTTAACAAGGATGGAAAGTATAACAGCATACACAAACCAACATGGATAACCCATATCTG GACAGATGGGACCTGGAAGATACACCAGCAACAGAAGCAACAGTTCTCAAAATTGCGAAAGAGCGATATAGAGGCTGGCGATCAACTCCAAGATTTATGTTGCTTACTTACATTGCTAAAAGTGCAATTCTATTTGCAAGTGCCTACGAAAAGGATTGGCAAAGAAAAAAGTAGTCCAAACTTCCAAAATACTCTTTTACAGAGATCTTGTCCTAGTAAGACTCCAGGTGCTAGCCTAACTGTTATTTCTTCAAATGCGCTCATACAAGCTGCAACAAGGAATATTGAATGTTTAAAGCAATG GATCCAAAGAACTAGCTTGACTGGACTCTAG